The window ctcttgactgtgaaacgtCCGTGCGCGTGCGCTCCCGGAGCCTGTAAGTGCTGCTGCTACCAGACAGCATCCTTCAGCTCGGGTGGTGTCCCATTGGGATCGATCAAGGAAAACTGCTACTACTGTGTTCCGCAGTACAAGATCCGAGACGATCAAGGCAAGGACGTGTACACGGTGCATCCGCCTACCTGCTGTGGTGGTTGCTGCGTGAACTGTTGCGCCGAAGGCAATCCCTGCACCCGCAAAGGCTGCTGCAAAGCGAGCTTTCGAATGTACGCTCCGGGCCAGTCCAACACCAATGGTGACGCTCCGTATGTGGGTCAGATTTTGAAGAAACCCAAATCCGCCATGGTGGAGATCTTTACCGATGCGGATGCCTTTGAAGTGGCATTTCCCAACGATGCGTCGGTGGAGCAAAAAGCCTTGTTGGTGGGAACGGC is drawn from Phaeodactylum tricornutum CCAP 1055/1 chromosome 25, whole genome shotgun sequence and contains these coding sequences:
- the PLS1 gene encoding phospholipid scramblase (Scramblase is palmitoylated and contains a potential protein kinase C phosphorylation site. Scramblase exhibits Ca 2+ -activated phospholipid scrambling activity in vitro.), coding for MGWMKESHEGTCNFLMQNQTMDRGTDAMKAHLSGCDKMDIRQTRRGWCQEMLGCEAKTEFRYFIGDQQIAHSLDDASCCCRFFCPLISPFVTVVKEVNTEAELLTVKRPCACAPGASSFSSGGVPLGSIKENCYYCVPQYKIRDDQGKDVYTVHPPTCCGGCCVNCCAEGNPCTRKGCCKASFRMYAPGQSNTNGDAPYVGQILKKPKSAMVEIFTDADAFEVAFPNDASVEQKALLVGTAIFLNANHFEENANSG